Proteins from a single region of Desulfobacterales bacterium:
- a CDS encoding endonuclease Q family protein, whose protein sequence is MRFIADLHIHSRFSMATARNLDFEHLYIYAQLKGITVVGTGDFTHPGWFLEIKEKLVPAEPGLFKLNEAAARMADNQVPIACRKPVRFILSCEISNIYKKNGRTRKNHNLVFLPNLAAAERFNARLGAIGNVRADGRPILGLDAKHLLELSLDISDSSFFIPAHIWTPWFSLFGSKSGFDSMEECFEELTPHIIAVETGLSSDPAMNRRISGLDRLTLVSNSDAHSPQKLGREANLLETTLSYEGIRSAIASGDPDQFLGTFEFYPEGGKYHLDGHRKCNISCYPSETDATNGVCSVCGKTANPRCALSRGSSFRQAERHNAGKDNSVCEDSPSNRYPLRNIRGRTRHEKSNTAIQKYNRKTRL, encoded by the coding sequence ATGAGATTCATCGCAGATTTGCATATTCATTCCCGATTTTCGATGGCAACGGCTCGAAATCTTGATTTTGAACATCTTTATATTTACGCCCAACTGAAAGGCATCACCGTGGTGGGAACCGGCGATTTCACTCACCCTGGGTGGTTTTTGGAAATAAAGGAAAAGCTTGTGCCGGCTGAACCCGGTTTATTCAAACTCAATGAGGCAGCCGCGAGAATGGCCGATAACCAGGTGCCGATCGCCTGCCGAAAACCGGTAAGATTTATTCTTTCCTGTGAAATTAGCAATATATATAAAAAGAACGGACGGACACGAAAAAATCACAATTTAGTTTTTCTTCCAAATCTCGCGGCAGCCGAGCGGTTTAATGCACGGTTGGGGGCGATCGGAAATGTTAGGGCGGACGGAAGGCCTATATTGGGCCTTGATGCCAAACATCTTCTTGAGCTATCGCTTGATATTTCAGATTCTTCTTTTTTCATTCCCGCACACATTTGGACCCCCTGGTTTTCCCTTTTCGGATCAAAATCCGGTTTTGATAGTATGGAGGAATGCTTTGAGGAGTTGACCCCGCATATTATTGCGGTGGAAACCGGCCTCAGCTCGGATCCGGCCATGAACCGGCGGATTTCCGGACTGGACCGATTGACGTTGGTGTCTAATTCGGATGCGCATTCGCCCCAAAAACTGGGACGTGAGGCCAATCTGCTTGAGACGACGCTTTCCTATGAGGGTATTCGCTCAGCCATCGCCTCAGGAGATCCGGACCAGTTTCTCGGTACATTTGAATTCTATCCGGAGGGGGGAAAATATCATCTCGATGGTCACCGAAAATGCAATATATCCTGTTACCCGTCGGAAACGGATGCCACTAACGGCGTATGTTCCGTTTGTGGAAAAACCGCTAACCCTCGGTGTGCTCTATCGCGTGGAAGCTCTTTCCGACAGGCCGAACGGCATAACGCCGGCAAAGACAATTCCGTATGTGAAGATAGTCCCTCTAATCGATATCCTCTCAGAAATATACGGGGTCGGACCCGACACGAAAAGAGTAACACGGCAATACAAAAATATAACCGAAAAACTCGGCTGTGA
- the rdgC gene encoding recombination-associated protein RdgC, protein MGLLSSSVSITRYRVDGQPADPIIEAVESGLKQNTIYEIDNEETDKAVGWTAFDTPYRPMFEGSSFIIGPHFVFSLRIDKKSISAKIVNKHHAIEMAKKLAESRREYLSKEEKKLIKDAVVHALHRRIPATPNLYDVLWKYEARELWFFSNQKAANEALESLFSKSFKLNLIRLFPYTAATLTAGLSDSQVDSLSTLSPVGFTE, encoded by the coding sequence ATGGGGTTATTGTCATCAAGTGTTTCCATCACGCGCTATAGAGTGGACGGCCAACCGGCTGACCCGATCATCGAAGCCGTTGAGAGCGGATTAAAACAAAATACCATCTATGAGATCGATAATGAAGAAACCGACAAGGCGGTTGGATGGACCGCGTTTGATACGCCATACCGACCAATGTTTGAAGGATCGTCATTTATCATCGGACCTCACTTTGTTTTTTCATTGAGAATCGATAAAAAAAGTATTTCCGCCAAGATTGTCAATAAACACCATGCGATCGAGATGGCGAAAAAATTAGCAGAAAGTAGGCGGGAATATTTATCAAAGGAGGAAAAAAAGCTGATCAAGGATGCGGTGGTTCATGCACTGCACCGAAGAATTCCCGCCACGCCGAATCTCTATGATGTCCTATGGAAATATGAAGCGCGCGAGCTTTGGTTTTTTTCAAATCAGAAAGCGGCGAACGAGGCGTTGGAAAGCCTTTTTTCAAAATCCTTCAAACTGAACCTGATTCGTCTTTTTCCATATACCGCGGCCACGCTGACCGCCGGTCTTTCCGATTCTCAAGTCGACAGCCTATCGACGTTATCACCAGTCGGGTTTACGGAGTAG
- the dnaN gene encoding DNA polymerase III subunit beta: MRFSVHKSDILDVLSKVQGLTGRKSSLAITETVLIKTVDSGITLMATDLESGFEGTYPAEIETQGVIAINARKFYEIVRDYPNDNLILKEVDNRWIEIGDEKVFYHIVGMNPDDFPDAPEIEEIAFFEMDSRTLKKMIEKALMIGGGSSDDKRAHIIGVSFERKITGDEKKIRMVSTDGSRLAMVDCRFDAGFELPEGPSILIPKKALNEVNKFLEPIGDVKIGIKDNNLVIKKDAETIIVRLLEGDFPQYSEIIEKEDGHIIALEKGKFLMTLKRMSILSSEDYKAAIFDFSKKKLSISAANPELGESKEDMDIDFEGDNMKIAFNPRFFIDTLNVIDGGTVILFLSGEDRPCLVFDRDDDSFLSAIMPMRV; the protein is encoded by the coding sequence ATGAGATTTTCCGTTCATAAAAGCGACATACTCGATGTGCTGTCTAAAGTGCAGGGACTGACTGGCCGGAAAAGCAGTCTCGCCATCACGGAAACCGTTTTGATTAAAACCGTTGATTCGGGAATTACCTTGATGGCGACAGACCTTGAATCCGGATTTGAAGGGACCTATCCGGCGGAAATTGAAACACAAGGCGTCATCGCGATTAACGCCCGGAAATTTTATGAGATCGTAAGGGATTATCCGAACGATAATCTGATCTTAAAGGAAGTGGACAACCGGTGGATTGAAATCGGTGATGAAAAAGTGTTCTATCATATCGTTGGTATGAATCCGGATGATTTCCCGGACGCTCCCGAAATCGAAGAGATTGCCTTTTTTGAAATGGACTCTCGTACCCTTAAGAAAATGATTGAAAAGGCATTGATGATCGGCGGCGGATCTTCCGATGATAAGCGAGCGCATATTATCGGTGTTTCGTTTGAGCGGAAAATCACCGGTGATGAAAAAAAGATCAGAATGGTTTCCACGGACGGCAGCCGCCTGGCCATGGTGGATTGCCGGTTTGATGCCGGATTTGAATTGCCGGAAGGACCTTCGATTTTAATTCCCAAAAAAGCGCTCAATGAAGTCAATAAATTTTTGGAACCGATCGGTGATGTCAAGATCGGCATCAAGGATAACAATTTAGTGATTAAAAAAGATGCGGAGACCATTATCGTTCGATTGTTGGAAGGTGATTTTCCGCAATATTCGGAAATAATAGAAAAAGAGGACGGCCATATTATCGCGCTTGAAAAGGGTAAATTTCTCATGACGCTTAAACGCATGTCGATTCTCTCTTCGGAAGATTATAAGGCGGCCATATTTGATTTTTCAAAGAAAAAACTTTCCATTTCAGCTGCTAACCCGGAGTTAGGAGAGTCCAAGGAGGATATGGATATAGACTTTGAGGGGGATAATATGAAAATCGCCTTTAACCCCAGATTCTTTATCGATACATTAAATGTAATAGACGGCGGTACGGTGATTTTGTTTCTGTCCGGTGAAGACAGACCCTGTCTTGTTTTTGACCGAGATGATGATAGTTTTTTAAGTGCAATTATGCCGATGAGAGTGTGA
- the gyrB gene encoding DNA topoisomerase (ATP-hydrolyzing) subunit B, whose product MENIYDESSIDVLEGLEPVRLRPSMYIGNVDVAGLHHLVYEVVDNSIDEAMAGYCDTIHVVIHTDGSVSVEDNGRGIPVGIHKTEKVPAVEVVLTKLHAGGKFDNDSYKVSGGLHGVGVSVVNALSEILDIEIYQGGKIYHQTYARGAKTCELSVTGTTDKRGTRVRFQPDATIFNSVEFNYDTICRRIRELAFLNKGINITVEDERIDERKEFHFDGGIVSFVEYLNRHHSPVHEPVFIEGERNDVQIEVALQYNNTYAEKIFSFANNINTTEGGFHLIGFKSALTRTINQYAISGGVPKNLQAKISGDDVREGLTAVISVRIKNPQFEGQTKTKLGNSEVKGLVESLVNEKLAMFLEENPAVGKRIMAKAVDAARARDAAKRARDLARKQGTFVDASLPGKLAECQETDPRKRELFLVEGDSAGGSAKQGRDRRFQAILPLKGKILNVEKARFDKILSSEEIKNILTALGTGAGSEEYDIDKIRYQKVIIMTDADVDGSHIRTLLLTFFYRQMTEIVDKGFLYIAQPPLLKVGKGKNEIYLKDESELNDHILRRISDRKTIRPSGEKTVLEDHPLYLFVCNLSEYFSTLERLNRRGVSEDIIELLLREGVADKAFLQDRNKMEGLCERLITLGYEASPIKWNEKREVFEIILTAPANKDVMEANYGGERKVTKIGRGLILSKNYQKALFLNEKLIPHDFPPFDIHNKENPEDKKSVTSKKELLHHILEESKKGLSIQRYKGLGEMNPDQLWQTTMDPSCRNLLQVKVEDAVEADAIFTILMGDEVEPRREFIQNHALEVSMLDI is encoded by the coding sequence ATGGAAAATATATACGATGAGAGTAGTATCGATGTACTCGAAGGTCTTGAGCCGGTTCGCTTAAGGCCGTCGATGTATATCGGGAATGTGGATGTCGCCGGTCTTCACCACTTGGTCTATGAGGTGGTGGATAACAGCATTGATGAGGCCATGGCCGGCTATTGTGATACGATACACGTGGTGATTCATACCGACGGAAGTGTGAGTGTCGAAGATAACGGGCGTGGTATTCCGGTGGGGATTCATAAAACCGAGAAAGTGCCCGCCGTGGAAGTGGTGCTGACAAAATTGCATGCGGGCGGTAAATTCGACAACGATTCTTACAAGGTGTCCGGTGGACTTCACGGTGTGGGGGTTTCGGTAGTCAATGCCCTTTCCGAAATACTTGATATAGAAATTTATCAGGGCGGAAAAATTTATCATCAGACCTACGCCCGAGGGGCAAAGACCTGCGAATTGTCGGTCACCGGCACTACGGATAAAAGGGGCACCCGGGTTCGGTTTCAGCCGGATGCAACGATTTTCAATTCCGTGGAATTCAATTATGATACCATCTGTAGAAGAATCAGAGAACTGGCTTTTTTGAACAAGGGTATCAACATCACGGTCGAGGATGAAAGAATTGATGAAAGAAAGGAATTTCATTTCGACGGCGGGATCGTTTCTTTCGTTGAATATCTTAATCGCCATCATTCGCCGGTACACGAACCCGTGTTTATTGAGGGGGAGAGAAACGACGTTCAAATAGAAGTTGCGTTGCAATATAATAATACCTATGCGGAGAAAATTTTTTCTTTTGCTAATAATATCAATACCACGGAAGGCGGTTTTCACCTGATCGGTTTTAAATCCGCTTTGACGCGAACCATTAATCAATATGCCATCAGCGGAGGCGTTCCCAAAAATCTTCAGGCTAAAATCAGCGGCGATGATGTTCGGGAAGGACTTACGGCCGTTATCAGTGTTCGAATCAAAAATCCTCAGTTTGAAGGACAAACCAAAACCAAACTCGGTAACAGTGAGGTTAAGGGATTGGTGGAGTCTCTCGTCAATGAGAAACTCGCCATGTTTCTTGAAGAAAACCCGGCTGTTGGCAAACGGATAATGGCCAAGGCCGTGGATGCGGCAAGGGCCAGGGATGCGGCCAAACGCGCCCGGGACTTGGCCCGAAAACAGGGAACCTTTGTCGATGCCAGCTTGCCCGGCAAACTAGCCGAATGTCAGGAAACAGATCCCAGAAAAAGAGAGCTTTTTCTGGTAGAAGGGGATTCCGCCGGCGGTAGCGCCAAACAAGGAAGAGATCGACGCTTTCAGGCTATTTTGCCGCTCAAGGGTAAAATTTTAAATGTTGAAAAAGCCAGATTCGACAAAATTTTAAGCAGCGAAGAAATTAAAAATATTTTGACCGCCCTGGGAACCGGCGCCGGCAGCGAGGAATATGATATCGATAAAATACGATATCAAAAAGTGATCATCATGACGGACGCCGATGTGGACGGTTCCCACATCAGAACCCTGCTCTTGACGTTTTTTTATCGTCAAATGACGGAAATCGTGGATAAAGGATTTTTATATATCGCGCAGCCGCCGTTGCTCAAGGTCGGCAAGGGCAAAAATGAAATATATCTCAAAGATGAGAGCGAGTTAAATGATCATATTTTAAGGCGCATCAGCGACAGGAAAACGATTCGGCCCTCCGGCGAAAAAACCGTGCTTGAAGATCACCCCCTGTATCTTTTTGTTTGTAATCTTTCAGAATATTTCAGCACACTTGAAAGACTTAACCGGCGGGGTGTCTCAGAAGATATTATTGAACTTCTTTTACGCGAAGGCGTAGCCGACAAGGCGTTTCTGCAGGACCGGAACAAAATGGAGGGGCTTTGCGAACGGTTGATTACACTCGGGTATGAGGCGAGCCCGATTAAATGGAATGAAAAAAGAGAGGTGTTTGAAATCATCTTAACCGCACCGGCCAATAAAGATGTAATGGAAGCCAACTACGGTGGTGAAAGAAAAGTAACGAAAATCGGCAGAGGTCTTATCCTGTCCAAAAACTATCAAAAAGCATTGTTTCTCAATGAAAAGTTGATCCCCCATGATTTTCCGCCGTTTGACATTCATAATAAAGAAAACCCCGAGGACAAAAAGTCCGTAACCAGCAAAAAGGAATTATTGCACCATATTCTGGAAGAATCCAAAAAAGGCCTTTCGATTCAAAGATATAAGGGCCTTGGCGAGATGAATCCGGATCAATTATGGCAGACCACAATGGATCCATCCTGCCGAAATCTGCTGCAGGTGAAAGTCGAGGATGCCGTGGAAGCGGATGCCATCTTCACCATATTGATGGGGGACGAGGTGGAACCCAGACGGGAATTTATTCAGAACCATGCCCTGGAAGTGAGCATGCTGGATATATAA